From Pseudomonas sp. stari2:
ATTCGTCGGTACGCTTGTTGACCCGCGGGCTCCAGAACTGGTCGATCATGTGCTGGTGCACGGCCGACAGTTCGACGCCGTCCAGACCACCGGCCTTGGCGCGGCGTGCCGCTTGCGCGTAGTTGCCGATCACCCGCCAGATTTCTTCCGGCTCGATGGTCTTGCAGGTGGCGCGGTGCACCGGTTCACGGATGCCCGACGGCGACATCAGGGTCGGCCAGTGGAAACCGTCCCAACGGGAGCGACGGCCCATGTGGGTAATCTGGATCATGATCTTGGCGCCATGCTTGTGCATGGCGTCGGCGAGATTCTGGAAGTGCGGGATGATCCGGTCGGTGGACAGGTTCACCGAGCTCCACCATTGCTGCGGGCTGTCGATCGCCACCACGGACGAACCGCCACAGATCGCCAGGCCGATGCCGCCCTTGGCTTTCTCTTCGTAATACTTGACGTACCGTTCGGTGGTCATGCCGCCGTCGGTCGCGTAGACCTCGGCGTGCGCGGTGCTGAGCACGCGGTTGCGGATGGTCAGTTTGCCGATCTGGATCGGCTGGAACATTGCTTCGAAAGCCATGGCGGGTTCCTCGACTTACAACGGCTTGACGGTGAACAGGCCGTCGTCGTGGCCTTCTTCGGAGCCACCGTAGACCTGCTCGGCCACGGTGCGGATCTTGCTGCCGCGAGCGGCGAGGATCTGATCCATCGCCCCGGCGAACCAGCCGGTGAACATGTAGTCGACCTTGCGTCCGACCTTGCCGTAGACGTAGACGAACGCCGAGTGTTCGAGCTTGACGCTGGCGGTGCCTTTGTCGAGGTCGATGTCCTGGATCTTGAACAGGCCCCAGCCGCGCTGCGACAGGCGCTTCATGTAGTGCTCGAACACCGCGACGCCTTCCAGACCGTGGCACTCGGCTTCTTTTTCACACCAGTGCCAGGCGGATTTGTAGCCGGCCTTGTAGAGGATTTCGGCATAGGCCTCGGCGCCCAGCACTTCCTCGATGCCCATGTGGTTGTTGACGAAGAAATGCCGTGGCACGTACAGCATCGGCAGGGCGTCGGAGGTCCAGACACCGGTCTCGCTGTCGACTTCAATAGGCAATTGCGGGGCGATCTTGGCCATGGAAACTTAACTCCAGAAAAATTTTGGTGTTGCCCCCGGCGCGGACGGCCGGGGGAAAGTATTCGGGAAGCGGCGGCTTATTCGCCCCAGACGTCCTTAAGGACGTTGACCCAGTTTTCGCCCATGATCTTGCGCACGACTCGTTCGGAGTGGCCGCGCTTGAGCAGGGTTTCGGTCAGGTTCGGGAACTCGCCGACGGTACGGATGCCCAGCGGGTTGATGATCTTGCCGAAGTTGGTCAGACGGCGGGCGTAGCCCTTGTCGTGGGTCAGGTATTCGAAGAAGTCCTGACCGTGCCCCTGGGTGAAGTCGGTGCCGATGCCGATGGCGTCTTCGCCGACGATGTTCATGGTGTATTCGATGGCTTCGGCGTAGTCGTCGATGGTCGAATCGATGCCCTTGGCCAGGAACGGCGCGAACATGGTCACGCCGACGAAACCGCCGTGGTCAGCAATAAACTTAAGCTCTTCATCGGACTTGTTGCGCGGGTGCTCTTTCAGCCCCGACGGCAGACAGTGGGAATAGCAGACCGGTTTTTTCGATTCGAGGATGACTTCCTCGGAGGTCTTGGAGCCGACGTGGGACAGGTCGCACATGACGCCGACACGGTTCATCTCGGCGACGATTTCGCGACCGAAGCCCGACAGGCCGCCGTCACGTTCGTAGCAACCGGTACCCACCAGATTCTGGGTGTTGTAGCACATCTGCACGATGCCGACGCCGAGCTGCTTGAACACCTCGACATAGCCGATCTGGTCTTCGAACGCATGGGCGTTCTGGAAGCCGAAGAGGATGCCGGTCTTGCCCTGCTCCTTGGCCTTGCGGATGTCGGCGGTGGTGCGGACGGGGATCACCAGGTCGCTGTTTTCGCGGATCAGTTTCTGGCTGGCGGCGATGTTGTTGACCGTAGCCTGAAAGCCCTCCCACACCGACACGGTGCAGTTGGCCGCCGTCAGACCGCCCTTGCGCATGTCTTCGAACAGCTCGCGGTTCCATTTGGCAATGATCAGACCGTCGATAACGATGCTGTCGGCGTGTAATTCGGCTGGGCTCATCAGGCGTCCCCTTATTGGCGATTCATGCGCCGAATCGTCTGCCGGCGCTTTGGGGCCAGCATATGCCTCGGTGCGCGACCAGCCGGGTGCAAAAACGACAGGGGAATTGCCGAAAGCGTCAATCCGCGACAAAGCGTCGCCAACCGGTCCGACCAGCCACCTGTTCAAGCCCGCGAGCTTGAGCCAGAATCTGCCGCATCTCGGAAACACCACTGGATTAGAGCGGCGACATCAATGAAATCGATCTTCCTGGCTTTGGCACTGATTGCGACCGGCGTACACGCCGCCGAAGAGTCCGACAACAACCCGTGCGACGCGGTGGAAAACGACGTCCAGACCCTGGAGTGCTCGACCTACAGCCGCACCACCGCCGAAGACCTGCTCAAGGACAACTACAAAAGCCTGAACGAGCGCATGCAGGCGACCTACGGCAAGAACCCGGCGCAACTGACCGACATCACCGCAAAACTCAAGACCGCCCAGCAACAATGGCTGAAAACCCGCGACGCCGACTGCGCCGTCGAAGCCTTCCCGGCGACGGACGGCAGCAAGGCGTTCAAGATTGCGCAGAACGATTGCGTGGCGCGGATGAGTGACGAGCGGTCGGAGTTTTTGGAGTCGATAGGCCAGGAGTGAGGGCTTGAGCTGTAAGCTGCACCTCCTCAGCCAATCAAGGGATTCACATGAACATCTGCGGTATCGAAATCAAAGGCAGTGAAGCGATCATCGCCGTGGCGTCCCTCGACGGTTCGGTGTTGAGCCATGTCGCTTTGAACACCAGGAAAATCGCGCTGGACGATGACGACGAGGCGGCCAACGTCAAACTGTTCGCCGCACAAGTGGCGTCGTTCGTGCGCGAGAACTCGATTGATCGCATCGCGATCAAGAAGCGCAGCAAGAAGGGCGAGTTTGCCGGTGGGCCGACCACGTTCAAGATCGAGGGCGTGTTTCAGTTGCTGG
This genomic window contains:
- a CDS encoding DUF5943 domain-containing protein; this encodes MAKIAPQLPIEVDSETGVWTSDALPMLYVPRHFFVNNHMGIEEVLGAEAYAEILYKAGYKSAWHWCEKEAECHGLEGVAVFEHYMKRLSQRGWGLFKIQDIDLDKGTASVKLEHSAFVYVYGKVGRKVDYMFTGWFAGAMDQILAARGSKIRTVAEQVYGGSEEGHDDGLFTVKPL
- a CDS encoding dipeptidase → MSPAELHADSIVIDGLIIAKWNRELFEDMRKGGLTAANCTVSVWEGFQATVNNIAASQKLIRENSDLVIPVRTTADIRKAKEQGKTGILFGFQNAHAFEDQIGYVEVFKQLGVGIVQMCYNTQNLVGTGCYERDGGLSGFGREIVAEMNRVGVMCDLSHVGSKTSEEVILESKKPVCYSHCLPSGLKEHPRNKSDEELKFIADHGGFVGVTMFAPFLAKGIDSTIDDYAEAIEYTMNIVGEDAIGIGTDFTQGHGQDFFEYLTHDKGYARRLTNFGKIINPLGIRTVGEFPNLTETLLKRGHSERVVRKIMGENWVNVLKDVWGE
- a CDS encoding lysozyme inhibitor LprI family protein, which codes for MKSIFLALALIATGVHAAEESDNNPCDAVENDVQTLECSTYSRTTAEDLLKDNYKSLNERMQATYGKNPAQLTDITAKLKTAQQQWLKTRDADCAVEAFPATDGSKAFKIAQNDCVARMSDERSEFLESIGQE
- a CDS encoding DUF3010 family protein; its protein translation is MNICGIEIKGSEAIIAVASLDGSVLSHVALNTRKIALDDDDEAANVKLFAAQVASFVRENSIDRIAIKKRSKKGEFAGGPTTFKIEGVFQLLDGCEVTLLSPQTINAQAKKHNFELPGTLNKYQHEAYKAACSALVKK